One stretch of Amycolatopsis sp. NBC_00345 DNA includes these proteins:
- a CDS encoding VC0807 family protein, translated as MADTTEEVAGRTEGQTGGALRNPATKTMLKTFFWDFGPPVIVYFVAQMFGASTYVALLAGTVVSGARVIWVALRQRQLDPFALFLLIMFGVGLVLTFVTGDVRFMLAKDSATSAAAGLVMVGSCVIGRPLVYYAAKRMAVSSGRQAEFAATAQTPPMRRRWYRISLVWGFGLLAESALRILAIYVLPLNVAADLSQVLLIGVIAALLFWTIRSAKRAAPAPAAR; from the coding sequence GTGGCTGACACCACTGAAGAGGTAGCGGGGCGCACCGAGGGCCAGACGGGCGGGGCGCTGCGGAACCCGGCGACCAAGACCATGCTGAAGACCTTCTTCTGGGACTTCGGCCCCCCGGTGATCGTGTACTTCGTCGCGCAGATGTTCGGGGCGAGCACCTACGTCGCCCTGCTCGCCGGCACGGTGGTGTCGGGGGCGCGGGTGATCTGGGTCGCGCTCCGGCAGCGTCAGCTCGACCCGTTCGCCCTGTTCCTGCTGATCATGTTCGGCGTGGGCCTGGTCCTGACCTTCGTGACCGGTGACGTCCGCTTCATGCTGGCCAAGGACTCGGCCACGTCGGCCGCCGCCGGGCTGGTCATGGTGGGCAGCTGCGTGATCGGCCGCCCGCTCGTCTATTACGCGGCCAAGCGGATGGCCGTGTCGTCGGGGCGGCAGGCGGAGTTCGCCGCGACCGCGCAGACCCCGCCGATGCGCCGGCGCTGGTACCGCATCTCCCTGGTCTGGGGCTTCGGGCTGCTCGCCGAGTCCGCCCTCCGGATCCTGGCCATCTACGTGCTGCCGCTGAACGTCGCGGCCGACCTGTCGCAGGTGCTGCTGATCGGCGTCATCGCCGCGCTGCTGTTCTGGACCATCCGCTCGGCCAAGCGGGCGGCCCCGGCCCCGGCCGCACGCTGA
- a CDS encoding HPF/RaiA family ribosome-associated protein, which yields MEVQISSDNNVHGGDELNQYVEAELRSALSRFSDHLTRLEVHLGDEIATEAEGMDRRCVIEARPAGRPPVAVTHHAGSVNEAVGGAVRKLESLLESKYGRTDHRKGGDSIRHSPTGDPR from the coding sequence ATGGAAGTCCAGATCAGCAGCGACAACAACGTGCACGGCGGGGACGAGCTGAACCAGTACGTCGAAGCCGAGCTCCGGTCGGCGCTGTCGAGGTTCAGCGACCACCTGACCCGGCTCGAAGTCCACCTCGGCGACGAAATCGCCACCGAGGCCGAAGGCATGGACCGGCGTTGCGTGATCGAAGCCCGGCCCGCCGGCCGCCCGCCGGTCGCGGTCACCCACCACGCCGGCTCGGTGAACGAGGCGGTCGGCGGCGCGGTGCGCAAGCTCGAAAGCCTGCTCGAAAGCAAGTACGGCCGGACGGACCACCGCAAGGGCGGCGACTCCATCCGTCACAGTCCGACCGGCGATCCGCGGTAA
- a CDS encoding fatty acid desaturase family protein produces the protein MDYVVPAAPPEPGRTRGSDYAELSDLVKAAGLLRRRPYYYALRGGVTLLVFGGAWVLFALLGGTWWQLGTAVLLAVAYTQLSFLGHDAGHKQIFRGRRANDAVGSGLAGLVGLSYGWWVGKHNRHHANPNVEGADPDIDMPALAFSAPQGRGRTGFLRWMAKYQAFLFFPLLLLEGLDLHWSGIKAVWHGGMRARRLEAGLLTVHIGGYLAAVFLVLPVGQAFVFIAVHQALWGVYMGCSFAPNHKAMPHLEEGHQLDFLRRQVLTSHNVNGGRWVVVALGGLNYQIEHHLFPSMPMSTLRRAQPLVREFCAAHGISYSQGGLLASYRQILRHLHEVGAPLRAADAARSRS, from the coding sequence ATGGACTACGTCGTACCCGCCGCTCCGCCGGAGCCGGGCCGGACCCGGGGCAGTGACTACGCCGAGCTGTCCGACCTGGTCAAGGCCGCCGGGCTACTGCGCCGCCGTCCGTACTACTACGCGCTGCGGGGCGGGGTGACCCTGCTGGTGTTCGGCGGCGCCTGGGTGCTGTTCGCGTTGCTCGGCGGCACCTGGTGGCAGCTGGGCACGGCGGTCCTGCTGGCCGTGGCGTACACGCAGCTGTCGTTCCTCGGCCACGACGCCGGGCACAAGCAGATCTTCCGGGGCCGCCGCGCCAACGACGCGGTGGGCTCGGGACTGGCCGGGCTGGTCGGGCTCAGCTACGGCTGGTGGGTCGGCAAGCACAACCGTCACCACGCGAACCCGAACGTCGAGGGCGCCGACCCGGACATCGACATGCCCGCGCTCGCGTTCAGCGCCCCGCAGGGCCGCGGCCGGACGGGATTCCTGCGCTGGATGGCGAAGTACCAGGCGTTCCTGTTCTTCCCGCTGCTCCTGCTGGAGGGCCTCGACCTGCACTGGTCGGGGATCAAGGCGGTGTGGCACGGCGGAATGCGGGCCCGGCGGCTCGAGGCCGGCCTGCTCACCGTCCACATCGGCGGCTACCTGGCCGCGGTGTTCCTGGTCCTGCCGGTCGGCCAGGCCTTCGTGTTCATCGCGGTGCACCAGGCCCTGTGGGGTGTCTACATGGGATGCTCGTTCGCGCCCAACCACAAGGCCATGCCGCACCTGGAAGAGGGCCACCAGCTGGACTTCCTGCGCCGGCAGGTGCTGACGTCGCACAACGTGAACGGCGGCCGCTGGGTGGTGGTCGCCCTCGGTGGCCTGAACTACCAGATCGAGCACCACCTGTTCCCGAGCATGCCGATGTCGACCCTGCGCCGTGCCCAGCCGCTCGTCCGCGAGTTCTGCGCCGCGCACGGCATCAGCTACAGCCAGGGCGGCCTGCTGGCGTCCTACCGGCAGATCCTGCGCCACCTGCACGAGGTGGGCGCACCACTGCGCGCCGCCGACGCCGCACGGTCACGGTCCTAG
- a CDS encoding response regulator transcription factor gives MITVFLVDDHELVRRGVAELIDDEDDLTVAGQASSAAEALARVPALRPDVAVLDVRLPDGDGVELCRELRAKLPELRCLMLTSFTDEQSMVDAVLAGADGYVIKDVKGLQLVEAIRRVGAGGSLLDERAVAALVAKLREGAGEQGPLAGLTAQERVLLDLIGESLTNRQIAERMFLAEKTVKNYVSRLLAKLGMERRTQAAVLVTGIHDERRRPGG, from the coding sequence GTGATCACGGTGTTCCTGGTCGACGACCACGAGCTGGTACGCCGTGGCGTCGCCGAGCTGATCGACGACGAGGACGACCTGACGGTGGCCGGCCAGGCCTCCTCGGCCGCCGAGGCGCTGGCCCGGGTGCCCGCGCTGCGCCCGGACGTCGCGGTGCTGGACGTCCGGCTGCCCGACGGCGACGGCGTCGAGCTGTGCCGCGAGCTGCGGGCGAAGCTGCCCGAACTGCGCTGCCTGATGCTCACCTCGTTCACCGACGAGCAGTCGATGGTCGACGCGGTGCTCGCCGGGGCCGACGGGTACGTGATCAAGGACGTCAAGGGACTCCAGCTGGTCGAGGCCATCCGCCGGGTCGGGGCGGGCGGGAGCCTGCTCGACGAGCGCGCGGTGGCCGCGCTGGTGGCGAAGCTGCGTGAGGGCGCGGGGGAGCAGGGCCCGCTGGCCGGGCTGACCGCGCAGGAGCGGGTGCTGCTGGACCTGATCGGCGAAAGCCTGACCAACCGGCAGATCGCCGAGCGGATGTTCCTGGCCGAGAAGACCGTGAAGAACTACGTGTCCCGGCTGCTGGCCAAGCTGGGCATGGAGCGGCGGACCCAGGCCGCGGTGCTGGTCACCGGGATCCACGACGAACGGCGCCGTCCGGGCGGCTGA
- a CDS encoding GAF domain-containing protein has product MTEVEVLRASVLAALGEGGAAGGVDAVGRVCRACVRLLPVDGAAVSVMADAGQRELVYASDTVSTVLAELQFSLGEGPCFEAHRTGGPVLVPDLAAGLVSGWPMFAVEAAGHPVAALFTFPLQIGAVRVATLDTYRATPGSLTPAELATALRVADVAALALSGLQAGGASWLDGGGPWLTASGMRHREVHQATGMLIVQLDVSAAAALARMRAYAFGHGRPLAEVAADIVAGRLSLDGDPDRGPL; this is encoded by the coding sequence GTGACCGAAGTCGAGGTACTGCGGGCGAGTGTGCTGGCCGCGCTCGGCGAGGGCGGCGCCGCCGGCGGGGTCGACGCCGTCGGGCGGGTGTGCCGCGCCTGCGTCCGGCTGCTGCCGGTGGACGGGGCCGCGGTGTCCGTGATGGCCGACGCCGGCCAGCGTGAGCTGGTTTACGCCAGCGACACGGTCAGCACCGTGTTGGCGGAGCTGCAGTTCTCGCTCGGCGAGGGCCCGTGCTTCGAGGCCCACCGCACCGGCGGCCCGGTGCTGGTGCCCGACCTCGCGGCCGGGCTGGTGTCCGGCTGGCCGATGTTCGCCGTCGAGGCGGCGGGGCACCCGGTGGCGGCGTTGTTCACCTTCCCGCTGCAGATCGGCGCGGTCCGGGTGGCGACCCTGGACACCTACCGCGCCACTCCCGGCTCCCTCACCCCGGCGGAGCTCGCCACGGCACTGCGGGTGGCCGACGTGGCGGCGCTCGCGTTGTCGGGGCTGCAGGCCGGGGGCGCGAGCTGGCTGGACGGCGGCGGGCCGTGGCTCACGGCGTCGGGCATGCGGCACCGGGAGGTACACCAGGCCACCGGCATGCTGATCGTGCAGCTGGACGTTTCGGCCGCCGCCGCGCTGGCGCGGATGCGGGCGTACGCGTTCGGCCACGGCCGTCCGCTCGCCGAGGTCGCCGCCGACATCGTCGCCGGGCGGCTGTCGTTGGACGGCGACCCGGACCGGGGACCACTATGA
- a CDS encoding GAF domain-containing sensor histidine kinase codes for MADADSRPAGPPPDRGEAASARARMDALLSAVLAFSARPELEHTVGRIVATAADLVDARYGALAVLDEDGTTTEFAVAGLDDAARDLLGPPPAGHGVLGAIGDAPLRLDDVGPVELPAGHPPVRSFLGAPLRARGVLLGRLYLAGKRSGPGFTEDDERAIVALAGAAAIAVDNARLHEEARDRQRWLEATGEISSALLSGTDVVEVLRLVASRAVELTGADDALIALPVEPSGALVVTVCAGPHSDALTGRRIPLDGSTSGAVLRDHVPRNVPRLEFDLAGGAGPGLGPALVVRLRSGESTAGVLLAVRAPGAARFDEGQLQIVSAFADQAALALRDAESQSARRELALVVDRDRIARDLHDHVVQRLFAVGLSMQGTHRRTDSPVVAERLTQHIGQLQEVIEEIRSAIFDLHAAPGRKQGLRASLQHAVSDATGDADIRTTVRISGALDRVPAGLAEHAEAVVREAVSNVLRHANAAELAITVSLDDNLVIDVSDTGSGLPPAVVRSGLRYLEQRAAEAGGEFRVERRESGGTRLVWTVPVP; via the coding sequence ATGGCCGACGCCGATTCCCGGCCGGCCGGGCCGCCCCCTGACCGGGGCGAGGCCGCGTCGGCGCGCGCCCGGATGGACGCGCTGCTTTCGGCCGTGCTGGCGTTCTCCGCGCGCCCCGAGCTTGAGCACACCGTCGGCCGGATCGTGGCCACGGCCGCGGACCTGGTCGACGCCCGGTACGGCGCGCTGGCCGTGCTCGACGAGGACGGGACGACCACCGAGTTCGCCGTCGCGGGCCTGGACGACGCGGCCCGCGACCTGCTCGGGCCGCCGCCGGCCGGGCACGGGGTGCTCGGCGCGATCGGCGACGCCCCGCTGCGCCTGGACGACGTCGGCCCGGTCGAGCTGCCCGCGGGCCACCCGCCGGTGCGGTCCTTCCTCGGCGCCCCGCTCCGGGCCCGCGGTGTCCTGCTCGGCCGGTTGTACTTGGCGGGCAAGCGGTCCGGGCCGGGGTTCACCGAGGACGACGAACGCGCGATCGTCGCGCTCGCGGGGGCGGCCGCGATCGCGGTGGACAACGCGCGGCTGCACGAGGAGGCCCGCGACCGGCAGCGGTGGCTGGAGGCGACCGGCGAGATCTCCTCGGCGCTGCTGAGCGGCACCGACGTGGTCGAGGTGCTGCGGCTGGTCGCGAGCCGCGCGGTCGAGCTCACCGGTGCGGACGACGCGCTGATCGCGCTGCCCGTCGAGCCGTCCGGCGCCCTCGTCGTGACGGTGTGCGCCGGCCCGCACTCCGATGCGCTGACCGGCCGCCGGATCCCGCTCGACGGGTCCACCTCCGGCGCCGTGCTGCGCGACCACGTGCCCCGCAACGTGCCGCGCCTGGAGTTCGACCTGGCCGGTGGCGCCGGCCCGGGCCTGGGGCCGGCGCTGGTGGTGCGGCTGCGGTCGGGGGAGTCGACCGCCGGCGTGCTGCTGGCCGTCCGCGCGCCCGGCGCGGCGCGGTTCGACGAGGGCCAGCTGCAGATCGTGTCCGCGTTCGCCGACCAGGCGGCGCTCGCGCTGCGGGACGCGGAGAGCCAGTCCGCGCGCCGTGAGCTGGCGCTGGTGGTGGACCGCGACCGGATCGCCCGCGACCTGCACGACCACGTGGTGCAGCGGCTGTTCGCGGTGGGCCTGTCGATGCAGGGCACCCACCGGCGCACGGACTCACCGGTCGTCGCCGAGCGGCTCACCCAGCACATCGGGCAGCTCCAGGAGGTCATCGAGGAGATCCGCAGCGCGATCTTCGACCTGCACGCCGCGCCGGGCCGGAAGCAGGGCCTGCGCGCGAGCCTGCAGCACGCCGTCAGCGACGCGACCGGCGACGCGGACATCCGGACCACGGTGCGGATCTCCGGCGCGCTCGACCGGGTGCCCGCCGGGCTGGCCGAGCACGCCGAGGCGGTGGTCCGGGAGGCGGTCAGCAACGTGCTGCGGCACGCGAACGCGGCCGAACTGGCCATCACCGTGTCGCTGGACGACAACCTCGTCATCGACGTCTCCGACACCGGGTCCGGCCTCCCGCCGGCCGTCGTGCGCAGCGGGCTGCGTTACCTCGAACAGCGGGCGGCCGAGGCGGGCGGGGAATTCCGCGTGGAGCGCCGGGAGTCCGGCGGGACCCGTCTCGTGTGGACGGTGCCGGTGCCCTGA
- a CDS encoding slipin family protein — translation MNIVIIIVIVVVLLILLASTVRIIKQYERGVLFRLGRVQGVREPGLRLIIPVVDVLRRVPLRIITMPIQSQGIITRDNVSVDVSAVAYFRVTDAVKSVVAIENVYAAIDQIAQTTLRKVVGRHTLDETLSETDSINTGIREILDVTTLDWGVEVTLVELKDIQLPDTMKRAMARQAEAEREKRAKIISAEGESLAAAALGDASDTMMAHPLALQLRNLQSLVEIGVDKNTTVVFPAPLMSTIGELGSFLARETAAANSGGSNPAAQEPLKPAATGAIVPLAASGNGSSGPEGH, via the coding sequence ATGAACATCGTCATCATCATCGTCATCGTCGTGGTGCTGCTGATCCTGCTGGCCTCCACGGTGCGGATCATCAAGCAGTACGAGCGCGGGGTGCTGTTCCGGCTCGGCCGGGTGCAGGGCGTGCGCGAGCCCGGGCTGCGGCTGATCATCCCCGTGGTCGACGTGCTGCGCCGGGTCCCGCTGCGCATCATCACCATGCCGATCCAGTCCCAGGGCATCATCACGCGCGACAACGTCAGCGTCGACGTCTCGGCGGTCGCGTACTTCCGGGTCACCGACGCGGTGAAGTCCGTGGTCGCGATCGAGAACGTCTACGCCGCGATCGACCAGATCGCGCAGACCACCCTGCGGAAGGTCGTCGGACGGCACACGCTGGACGAGACCCTGTCCGAGACCGACAGCATCAACACCGGCATCCGCGAGATCCTCGACGTCACCACGCTCGACTGGGGCGTGGAGGTCACGCTCGTCGAGCTCAAGGACATCCAGCTGCCCGACACCATGAAACGCGCGATGGCCCGCCAGGCCGAGGCCGAGCGCGAGAAGCGCGCCAAGATCATCAGCGCCGAAGGCGAATCCCTCGCCGCGGCCGCGCTGGGCGACGCGTCGGACACCATGATGGCGCACCCGCTCGCGCTGCAGCTGCGGAACCTGCAGAGCCTGGTGGAGATCGGCGTGGACAAGAACACCACCGTCGTGTTCCCCGCCCCGCTGATGAGCACCATCGGCGAGCTGGGCTCGTTCCTGGCCCGCGAGACGGCTGCCGCGAATTCCGGTGGCTCGAACCCTGCTGCCCAGGAGCCGCTCAAGCCCGCGGCCACCGGTGCGATCGTCCCGCTGGCCGCGTCCGGGAACGGAAGCTCCGGCCCCGAAGGACATTGA
- a CDS encoding alpha/beta hydrolase, which yields MELEKVTPELRARVRWVPRVSMRRPWVRRLARALTARMRAVEVPGVRLETADGVRVYRPVVVRSDAALLWIHGGGLVAGSAVADDRFCGETARELGITVVSAEYRLAPENPGPAAIDDCHAAWTWLRERAASLGVDPARVAVGGQSAGGGLAAALVQRLHDESGPQPVAQWLFCPMLDDRTAARRDLDRVGHRVWDNRLNRFGWRSYLAAEPGVSEVPRYAVPARRGDLSGLPPAWIGVGDIDLFHDEDRAYAEQLRADGVETEFHVVPGAPHGFEAWAPGADVARAYLAAARTWLRART from the coding sequence ATGGAACTGGAAAAGGTGACGCCGGAGCTGCGGGCCCGGGTGCGGTGGGTGCCGCGCGTTTCGATGCGGCGCCCGTGGGTGCGCCGGCTGGCCCGGGCGCTGACCGCGCGGATGCGTGCGGTCGAAGTGCCCGGCGTGCGCCTGGAGACGGCGGACGGGGTCCGCGTCTACCGCCCCGTCGTCGTCCGCTCGGACGCCGCGCTGCTGTGGATCCACGGCGGGGGACTGGTGGCCGGAAGCGCCGTGGCGGACGACCGGTTCTGCGGCGAGACCGCCCGTGAGCTGGGGATCACCGTCGTGTCGGCCGAATACCGGCTGGCGCCCGAAAACCCGGGCCCGGCGGCGATCGACGACTGCCACGCCGCGTGGACGTGGCTGCGGGAGCGGGCCGCGTCCCTCGGCGTCGACCCGGCCCGGGTGGCGGTCGGCGGGCAGAGCGCCGGTGGCGGGCTCGCCGCGGCGCTGGTGCAGCGGCTGCACGACGAGAGCGGCCCGCAGCCGGTCGCGCAGTGGCTGTTCTGCCCGATGCTCGACGACCGCACCGCCGCGCGGCGGGACCTCGACCGCGTCGGCCATCGGGTGTGGGACAACCGGCTCAACCGCTTCGGCTGGCGCTCCTACCTCGCGGCCGAGCCCGGGGTGTCGGAGGTGCCGCGGTACGCCGTGCCCGCCCGGCGCGGCGACCTCAGTGGACTGCCGCCCGCCTGGATCGGCGTCGGCGACATCGACCTGTTCCACGACGAAGACCGTGCGTACGCCGAGCAGCTGCGCGCGGACGGCGTCGAGACGGAGTTCCACGTCGTGCCCGGTGCGCCGCACGGGTTCGAGGCCTGGGCGCCCGGCGCGGACGTCGCCCGGGCCTATCTGGCCGCGGCCCGCACCTGGCTGCGGGCCCGCACGTAG
- a CDS encoding BON domain-containing protein, whose product MTQIQHRPDHQLRTDVTEELAWTPSVSAEDIEVTVTDGKATLSGYVGTYPEKEEALRAATRVHGVTVTADKVVVRHGNDVPDDADLTREAMNVFDRRSVVVPKDSVQVEVRDHVLTLRGAVPWQFQREAARNAVAGLPGISGVRNLISLRPSATAAPAEMQAKITAALTRHMPEQSQYVEVGVDGTQVTLTGDVPTAAERRSAEQTAWFAPGVTAVDNRMTLTD is encoded by the coding sequence ATGACCCAGATCCAGCACCGGCCCGACCACCAGCTCCGGACCGACGTCACCGAAGAGCTCGCCTGGACCCCCAGCGTGAGCGCCGAAGACATCGAGGTGACCGTCACCGACGGCAAGGCGACGCTGTCGGGGTACGTGGGGACCTACCCGGAGAAGGAAGAGGCACTGCGCGCCGCGACCCGGGTCCACGGCGTGACCGTGACCGCGGACAAGGTCGTCGTGCGCCACGGCAACGACGTCCCCGACGACGCGGACCTCACCCGCGAGGCCATGAACGTCTTCGACCGCCGCTCCGTCGTCGTGCCGAAGGACTCCGTGCAGGTCGAGGTCCGCGACCACGTGCTCACCCTGCGCGGCGCCGTGCCGTGGCAGTTCCAGCGCGAAGCCGCCCGGAACGCCGTGGCCGGCCTGCCCGGGATCAGCGGCGTGCGGAACCTGATCTCGCTGCGGCCCTCGGCCACCGCCGCGCCCGCCGAGATGCAGGCGAAGATCACCGCCGCGCTGACCCGGCACATGCCCGAGCAGTCCCAGTACGTCGAGGTCGGCGTGGACGGCACCCAGGTCACCCTGACCGGCGACGTGCCCACCGCCGCCGAACGCCGCTCGGCCGAGCAGACCGCCTGGTTCGCCCCCGGCGTGACCGCCGTCGACAACCGGATGACGCTCACCGACTGA
- a CDS encoding DUF5994 family protein, translated as MKSDPCTEAPVPEPPRHAVRLRLKPKAPRTGYVDGAWWPRSRDLAAELPSLLTVLAVRLDQVERVTFNLAAWPATPRRLRFEDADVRLEGFRSQPAATVTVVGAWDRHRLTLLVVPPETDPVAAHGILMTAAHRDDTSGPEALLGGHPEPELLTSGEKALQSWEVDGGRIRVLTETIDA; from the coding sequence ATGAAGTCGGATCCCTGCACCGAAGCACCGGTACCCGAGCCCCCGCGTCACGCGGTCCGCCTGCGCTTGAAGCCGAAGGCACCCCGGACCGGCTATGTGGACGGCGCGTGGTGGCCCCGTTCCCGTGACCTGGCCGCCGAATTGCCGTCCCTGCTGACGGTGCTGGCCGTGCGGCTGGACCAGGTCGAACGCGTCACCTTCAACCTCGCCGCTTGGCCGGCTACGCCACGCCGTCTCCGCTTCGAGGACGCCGACGTCCGTCTGGAGGGCTTCCGGTCGCAGCCCGCCGCCACGGTGACCGTGGTCGGCGCGTGGGACCGGCACCGGCTGACCCTGCTCGTCGTGCCGCCGGAGACCGATCCCGTTGCCGCGCACGGCATCCTGATGACCGCGGCCCACCGCGACGACACCAGCGGCCCCGAAGCCCTGCTCGGCGGCCACCCGGAGCCGGAGCTGCTCACGTCCGGCGAGAAAGCCTTGCAGAGCTGGGAAGTCGACGGCGGGCGCATCCGCGTGCTCACCGAAACGATCGACGCGTAG
- a CDS encoding TetR/AcrR family transcriptional regulator, whose amino-acid sequence MTEKTVRADRASATRDAILGTAERLFAEHGVHAVSNRHISEAAGQGNNAAVNYHFGTKVDLVRAITRKHAVRLDVLRAEMVAAMPEAPGLREWVACLVRPTTSYLEELGTPTWFARFGAQIMTDPALREIMVTESLSSPVLARVVGGLNRCLPELPPEVRAERGDMARQLMIHVTAERERALAEGTPTPRATWSDAATGLIDGITGLVLAPVTP is encoded by the coding sequence ATGACCGAGAAAACCGTCCGGGCGGACCGGGCCAGTGCCACCCGCGATGCGATCCTCGGCACGGCGGAGCGGCTTTTCGCCGAGCACGGGGTGCACGCGGTGTCCAACCGGCACATCAGCGAGGCCGCGGGCCAGGGCAACAACGCCGCGGTGAACTACCACTTCGGCACCAAAGTGGACCTCGTGCGCGCGATCACGCGCAAGCACGCCGTGCGGCTCGACGTGCTGCGCGCGGAGATGGTCGCCGCGATGCCCGAGGCCCCCGGCCTGCGCGAGTGGGTGGCCTGCCTGGTCCGGCCGACCACCTCCTACCTCGAGGAGCTCGGCACGCCGACCTGGTTCGCCCGGTTCGGCGCGCAGATCATGACCGACCCCGCGCTGCGCGAGATCATGGTGACGGAGTCGCTCTCCTCGCCGGTGCTGGCCCGGGTCGTCGGCGGCCTGAACCGCTGCCTGCCCGAGCTGCCGCCCGAGGTCCGCGCCGAGCGCGGTGACATGGCCCGCCAGCTGATGATCCACGTGACCGCCGAACGGGAGCGTGCCCTCGCCGAGGGCACCCCCACCCCGCGCGCGACCTGGTCGGACGCCGCGACCGGCCTGATCGACGGCATCACCGGGCTGGTGCTGGCCCCGGTGACCCCCTGA
- a CDS encoding GAF and ANTAR domain-containing protein, with translation MADRERQVTRAFVALADTLVDDYDIADLLHTLVRQCVTLLDVAAAGLTLVDERGSLQVLASSTEQARLIELFQLNIDEGPCVECFTGQAPVLVADIAAQSARWPRFAVEAARDGFASVHALPLRLRKQTIGALNLFGHHTGELGADDLELAQGLADTATIGILQERAIRRGEILSEQLQTALNSRVIIEQAKGVLAVVGRLAMDDAFTVLRDYARGTNSRLSEVARALADRKLDPRVVLTRSAARKR, from the coding sequence ATGGCCGATCGCGAACGGCAGGTGACCCGGGCGTTCGTCGCGCTGGCCGACACGCTGGTCGACGACTACGACATCGCCGACCTGCTGCACACCCTGGTCCGGCAGTGCGTCACGCTGCTCGACGTCGCCGCGGCCGGGCTGACGCTGGTCGACGAGCGCGGCAGCCTGCAGGTGCTGGCCTCCTCCACCGAGCAGGCGCGGCTGATCGAGCTGTTCCAGCTCAACATCGACGAGGGACCGTGCGTCGAGTGCTTCACCGGCCAGGCGCCGGTGCTGGTCGCGGACATCGCCGCGCAGTCCGCGCGGTGGCCCCGGTTCGCGGTCGAGGCGGCCCGTGACGGGTTCGCCTCGGTGCACGCGCTGCCGCTGCGGCTGCGGAAGCAGACCATCGGCGCGCTGAACCTGTTCGGCCACCACACGGGTGAGCTCGGGGCCGACGACCTCGAACTGGCGCAAGGACTGGCCGACACGGCGACCATCGGCATCCTGCAGGAGCGGGCCATCCGGCGCGGGGAGATCCTGTCCGAGCAGCTGCAGACCGCGTTGAACAGCCGGGTGATCATCGAGCAGGCCAAGGGCGTGCTCGCGGTGGTCGGCCGGCTGGCCATGGACGACGCCTTCACCGTCCTGCGTGACTACGCCCGCGGCACCAACTCCCGGTTGAGCGAGGTCGCTCGCGCCCTCGCCGACCGGAAACTCGATCCGAGGGTCGTGCTGACCCGTTCGGCGGCGCGCAAGCGCTGA
- a CDS encoding DUF1453 domain-containing protein, producing MNGTLQVVLIIAVIAYVLIRRLAGEPAEAKRMLILPAILIIVGLSNLDDLTHSGTALLFLIGTVLISAALGALRGISIKLPRRDGIVFMRYTAVTIALWVGNIGVKFGANLLLGAIDKSGAAALGNTMFLTVGVGMLLEGVVVLARALRTGDQVIWAQGRDGAPHRTSPWLDDLQRQLSHRGRD from the coding sequence ATGAACGGGACCCTGCAAGTAGTGCTGATCATCGCGGTGATCGCCTACGTGCTCATCCGCCGGCTGGCCGGGGAGCCGGCCGAGGCGAAGCGGATGCTGATCCTGCCGGCGATCCTGATCATCGTCGGCTTGAGCAACCTCGACGACCTGACCCACTCCGGGACGGCGCTGCTGTTCCTCATCGGGACCGTGCTGATCAGCGCGGCGCTGGGCGCCCTGCGCGGCATCAGCATCAAGCTGCCGCGGCGCGACGGCATCGTCTTCATGCGCTACACCGCCGTGACCATCGCGCTGTGGGTCGGCAACATCGGGGTGAAGTTCGGCGCGAACCTGCTGCTCGGCGCGATCGACAAGAGCGGCGCGGCGGCCCTCGGCAACACGATGTTCCTGACCGTGGGCGTCGGCATGCTGCTGGAGGGCGTGGTGGTGCTGGCCCGCGCGCTGCGCACCGGCGACCAGGTCATCTGGGCCCAGGGCCGGGACGGTGCGCCGCACCGGACCTCGCCGTGGCTCGACGACCTCCAGCGGCAGCTCTCCCACCGCGGCCGAGACTGA
- a CDS encoding SDR family NAD(P)-dependent oxidoreductase: MDEAQANDVRNDTAPPVEAAPGGWRERVTAGRFDGRTVIVTGAAGSIVNVASEAALRGSTAGIAYTASKHAVAPGGVATGIARIGTPSEFGRRRIREFLQLIPPVAQAEQLAASITFLLSDDGVNVNGAVLPSDGGWVAQ; encoded by the coding sequence ATGGACGAAGCTCAGGCGAACGACGTTCGAAACGACACCGCGCCACCGGTCGAAGCCGCGCCCGGCGGGTGGCGGGAGCGGGTCACGGCGGGCCGGTTCGACGGCCGGACGGTGATCGTCACGGGGGCCGCCGGCTCGATCGTGAACGTCGCCTCCGAAGCGGCGCTGCGCGGCTCCACCGCCGGGATCGCTTACACCGCCTCGAAACACGCCGTCGCCCCGGGCGGGGTCGCCACCGGGATCGCGCGGATCGGCACGCCGTCGGAGTTCGGGCGGCGGCGGATCCGCGAGTTCCTCCAGCTCATCCCGCCCGTCGCGCAGGCGGAGCAGCTGGCGGCCTCGATCACATTCCTGCTCAGCGACGACGGCGTCAACGTCAACGGCGCCGTGCTGCCCTCCGACGGCGGATGGGTGGCGCAATAG